In the Ascochyta rabiei chromosome 17, complete sequence genome, one interval contains:
- a CDS encoding Aconitate hydratase, whose protein sequence is MQRFSRLGRVGQSFASRRSLATVSDAPLSRKVEMTNWEKGNYINYQKMSENLKIVRGRLNRPLALAEKILYSHLDDPHNQDIERGTSYLKLRPDRVACQDATAQMAILQFMSAGMPSVATPSTVHCDHLIEAQVGNEKDLARAIDINKEVYDFLSTSCAKYNIGFWKPGSGIIHQIVLENYAFPGALLIGTDSHTPNAGGLGMAAIGVGGADAVDVMAGLPWELKAPKVIGVKLTGKLSGWTSPKDIILKVAGILTVKGGTGAIVEYHGPGVESLSCTGMATICNMGAEIGATTSVFPFNDRMYDYLKATKRQHIGDFSREYAHELREDEGTEYDQLIEINLDELEPHINGPFTPDLATPISKFAEAVKANNWPEELKVGLIGSCTNSSYEDMTRAASIAEDAMAHGIKSKALFTVTPGSEQIRATIERDGQLKTFEEFGGMVLANACGPVGPSRCTQGN, encoded by the exons ATGCAGAGGTTCTCGAGGCTTGGCCGCGTCGGCCAGAGCTTCGCTTCGCGCAGGTCATTGGCCACTGTCAGCGATGCACCGCTCTCCCGCAAGGTCGAAATGACCAACTGGGAGAAGGGCAACTACATCAACTACCAGAAGATGTCGGAGAACCTCAAGATTGTTCGCGGACGCCTCAACCGCCCGCTTGCTCTCGCCGAGAAGATTCTCTACTCTCATTTGGACGACCCCCACAACCAGGACATCGAGCGCGGCACCAGCTACCTGAAGCTCCGTCCTGACCGCGTTGCCTGCCAGGATGCCACCGCTCAGATGGCCATTCTCCAGTTCATGTCCGCTGGCATGCCTTCGGTCGCAACCCCTTCCACCGTCCACTGCGACCACTTAATTGAGGCCCAGGTTGGCAACGAGAAGGACTTGGCTCGCGCCATCGACATCAACAAGGAGGTCTACGACTTCCTGTCCACATCTTGCGCTAAGTACAACATTGGTTTCTGGAAGCCCGGCTCTGGTATCATCCACCAGATCGTTCTCGAGAACTACGCTTTCCCCGGTGCGCTCCTCATCGGTACCGACTCTCACACTCCCAACGCTGGTGGTCTCGGTATGGCCGCCATTGGTGTCGGTG GTGCTGACGCCGTCGACGTCATGGCTGGTCTCCCCTGGGAGCTGAAGGCCCCCAAGGTCATCGGTGTCAAGCTCACCGGTAAGCTCTCTGGCTGGACTTCTCCCAAGGACATCATCCTCAAGGTCGCTGGTATCCTCACCGTCAAGGGTGGAACTGGTGCCATTGTCGAGTACCACGGACCCGGTGTCGAGTCCCTGTCCTGCACTGGCATGGCCACAATTTGCAACATGGGAGCTGAGATCGGTGCCACCACCTCCGTCTTCCCCTTCAACGACCGCATGTACGACTACCTGAAGGCCACCAAGCGTCAGCACATTGGTGACTTCTCCCGTGAGTACGCTCACGAGCTCCGCGAGGACGAGGGTACCGAGTACGACCAGCTCATCGAGATCAACCTTGACGAGCTCGAGCCCCACATCAACGGTCCCTTCACTCCCGATCTGGCCACCCCCATCAGCAAGTTCGCTGAGGCCGTCAAGGCCAACAACTGGCCCGAGGAGCTCAAGGTCGGTCTCATCGGCTCCTGTACCAACTCTTCGTACGAGGACATGACCCGTGCTGCCTCCATTGCCGAGGACGCCATGGCCCACGGCATCAAGTCGAAGGCTCTGTTCACTGTTACGCCTGGATCCGAGCAGATTCGC GCCACCATCGAGCGCGACGGCCAGCTCAAGACCTTCGAGGAATTCGGCGGCATGGTTCTCGCCAACGCCTGCGG GCCAGTGGGACCGTCGCGATGTACCCAAGGGAACTGA
- a CDS encoding Aconitate hydratase, giving the protein MQRFSRLGRVGQSFASRRSLATVSDAPLSRKVEMTNWEKGNYINYQKMSENLKIVRGRLNRPLALAEKILYSHLDDPHNQDIERGTSYLKLRPDRVACQDATAQMAILQFMSAGMPSVATPSTVHCDHLIEAQVGNEKDLARAIDINKEVYDFLSTSCAKYNIGFWKPGSGIIHQIVLENYAFPGALLIGTDSHTPNAGGLGMAAIGVGGADAVDVMAGLPWELKAPKVIGVKLTGKLSGWTSPKDIILKVAGILTVKGGTGAIVEYHGPGVESLSCTGMATICNMGAEIGATTSVFPFNDRMYDYLKATKRQHIGDFSREYAHELREDEGTEYDQLIEINLDELEPHINGPFTPDLATPISKFAEAVKANNWPEELKVGLIGSCTNSSYEDMTRAASIAEDAMAHGIKSKALFTVTPGSEQIRATIERDGQLKTFEEFGGMVLANACGPCIGSQWDRRDVPKGTDNSIISSYNRNFTGRNDANPRTHSFVTSPDLVVAMSIAGNLSFNPLTDELTGADGKKFKLKEPSGQGLPANGYDPGQDTYQAPPADRESVNVAVSPTSDRLQILSPFDAWNGKDAEDLPILIKCQGKTTTDHISMAGPWLKYRGHLDNISNNMLIGAINEENGEANKIKNSLTGEYGAVPDVARDYKKNGVKWVVVGDWNYGEGSSREHAALEPRHLGGLAIITRSFARIHETNLKKQGMLPLTFSDPADYEKIGPNDKVDIKCTELAVGQPITMVVKPANGDKAFDIKLSHTFNEGQMEWFKNGSALNTMAKARK; this is encoded by the exons ATGCAGAGGTTCTCGAGGCTTGGCCGCGTCGGCCAGAGCTTCGCTTCGCGCAGGTCATTGGCCACTGTCAGCGATGCACCGCTCTCCCGCAAGGTCGAAATGACCAACTGGGAGAAGGGCAACTACATCAACTACCAGAAGATGTCGGAGAACCTCAAGATTGTTCGCGGACGCCTCAACCGCCCGCTTGCTCTCGCCGAGAAGATTCTCTACTCTCATTTGGACGACCCCCACAACCAGGACATCGAGCGCGGCACCAGCTACCTGAAGCTCCGTCCTGACCGCGTTGCCTGCCAGGATGCCACCGCTCAGATGGCCATTCTCCAGTTCATGTCCGCTGGCATGCCTTCGGTCGCAACCCCTTCCACCGTCCACTGCGACCACTTAATTGAGGCCCAGGTTGGCAACGAGAAGGACTTGGCTCGCGCCATCGACATCAACAAGGAGGTCTACGACTTCCTGTCCACATCTTGCGCTAAGTACAACATTGGTTTCTGGAAGCCCGGCTCTGGTATCATCCACCAGATCGTTCTCGAGAACTACGCTTTCCCCGGTGCGCTCCTCATCGGTACCGACTCTCACACTCCCAACGCTGGTGGTCTCGGTATGGCCGCCATTGGTGTCGGTG GTGCTGACGCCGTCGACGTCATGGCTGGTCTCCCCTGGGAGCTGAAGGCCCCCAAGGTCATCGGTGTCAAGCTCACCGGTAAGCTCTCTGGCTGGACTTCTCCCAAGGACATCATCCTCAAGGTCGCTGGTATCCTCACCGTCAAGGGTGGAACTGGTGCCATTGTCGAGTACCACGGACCCGGTGTCGAGTCCCTGTCCTGCACTGGCATGGCCACAATTTGCAACATGGGAGCTGAGATCGGTGCCACCACCTCCGTCTTCCCCTTCAACGACCGCATGTACGACTACCTGAAGGCCACCAAGCGTCAGCACATTGGTGACTTCTCCCGTGAGTACGCTCACGAGCTCCGCGAGGACGAGGGTACCGAGTACGACCAGCTCATCGAGATCAACCTTGACGAGCTCGAGCCCCACATCAACGGTCCCTTCACTCCCGATCTGGCCACCCCCATCAGCAAGTTCGCTGAGGCCGTCAAGGCCAACAACTGGCCCGAGGAGCTCAAGGTCGGTCTCATCGGCTCCTGTACCAACTCTTCGTACGAGGACATGACCCGTGCTGCCTCCATTGCCGAGGACGCCATGGCCCACGGCATCAAGTCGAAGGCTCTGTTCACTGTTACGCCTGGATCCGAGCAGATTCGC GCCACCATCGAGCGCGACGGCCAGCTCAAGACCTTCGAGGAATTCGGCGGCATGGTTCTCGCCAACGCCTGCGG ACCCTGTATCGGCA GCCAGTGGGACCGTCGCGATGTACCCAAGGGAACTGACAACTCCATCATCTCCTCGTACAACCGCAACTTTACGGGACGCAATGACGCAAACCCCAGGACGCATTCTTTCGTAACATCGCCCGATCTCGTTGTCGCTATGTCAATCGCCGGCAATCTGTCCTTCAATCCTTTGACTGATGAGCTTACGGGCGCCGATGGCAAGAAGTTCAAGCTCAAGGAGCCCTCTGGTCAGGGTCTCCCTGCCAACGGCTACGACCCAGGCCAGGACACCTACCAAGCTCCTCCTGCTGACCGCGAGTCCGTCAACGTTGCCGTTTCCCCCACCTCCGACCGTCTCCAGATCCTCTCTCCCTTCGATGCCTGGAACGGCAAGGATGCCGAGGATCTCCCCATCCTCATCAAGTGCCAGGGCAAGACCACCACTGACCACATCTCCATGGCTGGTCCCTGGTTGAAGTACCGTGGACACTTGGACAACATTTCCAACAACATGTTGATCGGTGCTATCAACGAGGAGAACGGCGAGGCCAACAAGATCAAGAACTCTCTCACCGGCGAGTACGGTGCCGTCCCCGATGTTGCCCGTGACTACAAGAAGAACGGTGTCAAGTGGGTCGTTGTCGGTGACTGGAACTACGGCGAGGGTTCTTCCCGTGAGCACGCTGCCCTTGAGCCTAGGCACTTGGGTGGTCTTGCCATCATCACCCGCTCCTTTGCTCGTATTCACGAGACCAACCTGAAGAAGCAGGGTATGCTGCCCTTGACCTTCTCTGACCCCGCCGACTACGAGAAGATCGGCCCCAACGACAAGGTTGACATCAAGTGCACTGAGCTCGCCGTTGGCCAGCCCATCACCATGGTCGTCAAGCCCGCCAACGGCGACAAGGCGTTCGACATCAAGCTCTCGCACACCTTCAACGAGGGCCAGATGGAGTGGTTCAAGAACGGTTCCGCCCTCAACACCATGGCTAAGGCCCGCAAGTAA
- a CDS encoding 60S ribosomal protein L12, protein MPPKFDPSEVKVIHLRATGGEVGASSALAPKIGPLGLSPKKVGEDIAKATGDWKGLRVTVKLTIQNRQAAVSVVPSASSLVIKALKEPPRDRKKEKNIKHTKSVPLDEIIAIAKTMRFKSMAKDLKGTVLEILGTAFSTGCQVDGRSPKDVSDDIKSGEIEIPDEE, encoded by the exons ATGC CTCCCAAGTTCGATCCCTCCGAGGTCAAGGTCATCCACCTCCGTGCGACCGGTGGTGAAGTCGGTGCCTCCTCCGCTCTCGCCCCCAAGATCGGTCCTCTCGGTCTCTCGCCCAAGA AGGTCGGTGAAGATATCGCCAAGGCCACCGGTGACTGGAAGGGTCTTCGCGTCACCGTCAAGTTGACCATCCAGAACCGTCAGGCCGCCGTTTCCGTCGTTCCCTCCGCTTCTTCCCTCGTCATCAAGGCCCTCAAGGAGCCTCCCAGGGACcgcaagaaggagaagaacaTCAAGCACACCAAGTCCGTTCCTCTTGATGAAATCATTGCCATTGCCAAGACCATGCGCTTCAAGTCCATGGCCAAGGACCTGAAGGGTACCGTTCTCGAGATCCTCGGAACCGCCTTCTCCACCGGTTGCCAAGTTGACGGCCGCAGCCCCAAGGATGTCTCCGACGACATCAAGTCCGGCGAGATCGAGATCCCCGACGAGGAGTAA
- a CDS encoding RNA helicase translates to MSKQKTGDEAVDCPRSSDQVELKQGKKRKRVEVPNGKSQLNAPSEKAAEASNVKEEKVTSTAPPKASKLGSGSPAQHHKSHSITTSGQTGQTRKRTDKKTFTRPQQSAPPHLLRKRDELLPKRKALPIWPQADSIKAALRKNNVLVLTGETGSGKSTQVPQFLLDEKWCTQCIAITQPRRVAAISLARRVAEEMGSYMGSQSPMAKVGYSVRFDNATGPNTKIKFLTEGMLLQEMLRDPIMSQYSAVVVDEVHERSVNVDLILGFLKNLVSDIEQSGKKRQQPLKVVIMSATADVEALVGFFDDSSASEKASSALEGGITMENASEQAITSRVSKCFVEGRQFPVKTVHLPSPTQDWVEAALKLIFQIHYKEPLPGDILVFLTGQDTIEGLEKLVNDYAEGMDAEVPKLLVLPLFAALPQHAQQRIFEPTPFRTRKVILATNIAETSVTVPGVRYVIDCGKSKTKQFRSRLGLESLLVKPISKSAAIQRKGRAGREAPGQCYRLYTEQGYNEMEERTIPEILRCDLSQAILTMKARGVDDVLNFPFLDRPPREALEKALLHLLHLQALGETGTISDTGLKIAKLPLTPTLGRVLVEAAKPERDCLLDVIDIISALSVENVFLNLVTEERKEEAEEARRELYRREGDHMTLLVTVQRYAEEQSDRKAWCIKHFVSHRAMQNVMNVRKQLRQQCQQLKLLSASDDQDMSNPSEERTKAILACMLRGFVANTARLMPDGSYKTLNGNQLVAIHPGSVLFGRKVEAIVFNEFVFTGKAWARGVSAVQLDWVAEVIDSIL, encoded by the exons ATGTCGAAACAGAAGACTGGTGATGAGGCAGTCGACTGTCCAAGGAGCAGTGACCAAGTGGAGTTGAAGCAGGGAAAGAAGAGGAAACGCGTCGAGGTACCCAATGGAAAGTCACAGCTGAATGCACCATCAGAAAAGGCTGCTGAAGCCAGCAATGTGAAAGAGGAAAAGGTGACCAGCACTGCGCCACCCAAAGCGTCGAAACTAGGATCGGGATCGCCAGCACAACACCATAAATCCCACTCAATCACGACGTCAGGGCAAACGGGTCAAACGCGGAAACGAACTGACAAGAAAACGTTCACCAGACCCCAGCAGAGCGCTCCACCACACCTTTTGCGGAAGCGTGATGAGCTGCTGCCTAAGAGAAAGGCACTGCCTATTTGGCCACAAGCGGACTCTATCAAAGCTGCGCTGAGAAAAAACAATGTCCTCGTCCTCACCGGAGAGACAGGTTCCGGTAAATCGACCCAAGTACCACAGTTTCTACTAGACGAGAAATGGTGTACCCAATGCATCGCAATTACGCAACCTCGACGAGTTGCCGCTATTTCTCTGGCGAGGCGTGTAGCAGAAGAGATGGGCAGCTACATGGGTAGCCAGAGTCCTATGGCGAAAGTTGGCTACAGTGTGCGATTCGACAATGCCACAGGACCGAATACGAAGATCAAATTTCTAACGGAAGGAATGCTGCTGCAGGAGATGTTGAGAGATCCGATAATGTCGCAATACAGCGCTGTAGTGGTCGACGAGGTTCACGAACGCAGTGTCAACGTCGATCTGATTCTTGGATTTCTCAAGAACCTCGTCTCAGACATCGAGCAAAGCGGGAAAAAACGACAGCAGCCTCTCAAGGTTGTTATCATGAGTGCCACTGCTGATGTAGAGGCACTTGTCGGGTTTTTTGATGATTCCAGTGCGTCAGAAAAGGCATCGTCTGCATTAGAAGGCGGTATTACGATGGAGAACGCATCCGAGCAGGCGATCACAAGCCGTGTGTCGAAGTGTTTCGTGGAAGGCCGGCAGTTTCCAGTCAAGACAGTCCACCTACCAAGCCCTACGCAAGACTGGGTCGAGGCGGCTCTCAAGCTCATCTTCCAGATTCACTACAAAGAGCCTTTGCCCGGTGACATCCTGGTATTTCTGACTGGTCAAGACACGATTGAGGGGCTGGAGAAGCTCGTTAACGACTATGCGGAGGGTATGGATGCCGAGGTACCAAAG CTACTCGTCCTACCACTTTTTGCCGCTTTGCCACAACACGCCCAACAACGCATCTTTGAACCAACACCATTTCGCACAAGAAAGGTGATCTTGGCAACCAACATCGCCGAAACATCCGTCACAGTACCCGGTGTCCGGTACGTCATCGATTGCGGCAAGTCGAAGACCAAGCAGTTCCGCAGTCGTCTAGGCCTGGAGTCGCTCCTAGTCAAGCCCATCTCAAAATCTGCGGCAATCCAGCGCAAGGGTCGTGCCGGTCGTGAAGCTCCTGGACAATGCTACCGGCTATATACAGAGCAAGGCTACAACGAGATGGAAGAGCGAACGATACCCGAAATCTTGAGATGTGATCTCAGCCAGGCGATCTTGACTATGAAAGCGCGTGGTGTAGACGACGTGCTCAACTTCCCCTTCCTAGATCGACCGCCCCGCGAAGCGCTTGAGAAAGCTCTTCTACACCTGCTCCATCTGCAAGCCCTGGGAGAGACCGGTACCATCAGCGATACCGGTCTGAAGATCGCAAAACTCCCTCTCACACCAACCCTAGGCCGCGTTCTTGTCGAAGCCGCGAAACCTGAGCGCGACTGCCTACTTGACGTAATCGACATCATCTCCGCCCTCAGCGTCGAGAACGTCTTCCTCAACCTCGTCACCGAGGAGCGCAAAGAAGAAGCCGAAGAAGCGCGTCGTGAGCTCTACCGACGAGAAGGCGACCACATGACGCTCCTCGTCACCGTCCAGCGCTATGCTGAGGAGCAGTCAGACCGCAAAGCTTGGTGCATCAAACACTTTGTTTCACACCGCGCGATGCAGAACGTCATGAACGTGAGGAAGCAGCTGCGCCAGCAGTGCCAGCAGCTCAAACTCCTCTCAGCCAGCGATGATCAGGACATGTCGAACCCGTCGGAAGAGAGGACCAAGGCAATTCTCGCGTGCATGCTACGGGGATTCGTGGCGAACACCGCTAGGCTGATGCCAGATGGGAGTTACAAGACACTCAACGGTAACCAGTTGGTAGCGATACATCCCGGGTCGGTCCTGTTTGGGCGCAAGGTTGAGGCGATTGTATTTAACGAGTTCGTCTTCACCGGGAAGGCGTGGGCGAGGGGCGTGAGTGCGGTGCAGCTGGACTGGGTTGCTGAAGTTATCGACTCAATCTTGTAG
- a CDS encoding Kelch repeat-containing protein 3, with protein sequence MAKDKKKGDKAAAKAAKAAKQEKKAGKKDKKVASKNKDADSDTESVDLDAVLAQYAKEQELYNEITETACEPPSPRSSSTLIANPANENEIFMYGGEYYNGAVAHFYNDLFVYNIKRDTWNKVTSPNSPLPRSGHAWCRAANTQEIYLFGGEFSSPKQGTFYHYNDFWKLEPKSREWTRVETKGKASSPPARSGHRMVGFKQYIILFGGFQDTSATTKYLNDLWIYDCVNFTWHTPKLQAARAVPDARSSFTLLPHDQGAVIYGGYSRVKTTAGGNKGQQQQQQGKGKKGGGGGPSSRMVLKPKVHVDTWFLRITPPPADQPSTTLPTVSWEKRKMPANAPNPARAGATMAFHKGRGVLFGGVHDVEESEEGIDSEFFNQMFVWNIERNRYMPLTLRRPKANANKKAEKQANVSRRARGKADEEELLANLKALEMKAGGVTSLDSDGEAEKVKEEEEEEDQRPEKPRAYEFPHPRFNAALAVQADTLYIYGGTFEKGDREFTFDELWSVNLNHLDGVQEIFKRELEDWQGSDDEADSEDEDDEDDSEGEDEEDGSVPSTAPTSVIDSPIVVPSKDTADEDLGTNEEISALTDGLPHPRPFETLRDFYSRTSEAWINLTIEDLDRKKKMDEYGPKEMRQLAFKEAEEKFWDCREEIRALEDEQEAAGIGEVVSLADKETGGAGVGRRR encoded by the coding sequence ATGGCGAAAgacaagaagaagggcgaCAAAGCAGCCGCCAAAGCAGCAAAGGCAGCAAAGCAAGAGAAAAAGGCCGGCAAGAAAGACAAGAAGGTGGCATCGAAGAACAAGGATGCAGATTCAGACACTGAATCCGTGGATCTTGATGCGGTGCTGGCGCAGTATGCGAAAGAGCAGGAACTGTACAACGAGATTACGGAAACTGCCTGCGAGCCACCATCACCGAGGTCGTCCAGCACGCTGATCGCCAACCCAGCAAATGAAAACGAGATCTTCATGTACGGCGGCGAGTACTACAACGGTGCCGTTGCACATTTCTACAACGATCTGTTTGTCTACAACATCAAGCGAGACACCTGGAACAAAGTCACGAGCCCTAACTCGCCGCTGCCACGTTCAGGACACGCCTGGTGCAGAGCTGCGAACACACAAGAGATCTACCTATTTGGTGGCGAGTTCAGCTCTCCCAAGCAAGGCACGTTTTATCACTACAACGACTTCTGGAAGCTTGAACCCAAGAGTCGGGAATGGACGCGTGTAGAGACGAAAGGCAAAGCATCTAGTCCGCCAGCAAGAAGTGGACACCGTATGGTTGGCTTCAAGCAGTACATTATCCTATTTGGCGGTTTTCAGGACACCTCGGCGACTACAAAGTATCTGAACGACCTGTGGATCTACGATTGTGTCAACTTCACGTGGCATACACCAAAACTGCAAGCAGCACGAGCAGTTCCAGATGCACGATCAAGTTTTACCCTGTTGCCACACGACCAGGGCGCCGTTATCTACGGTGGATACTCGCGAGTAAAGACTACTGCAGGTGGTAACAAAggacaacaacagcagcagcaaggcaagggcaagaaaggtggtggtggcggccCATCATCTCGAATGGTGCTGAAGCCGAAGGTGCACGTTGACACCTGGTTCCTCCGTATCACACCACCGCCTGCTGACCAACCCTCTACAACACTCCCCACAGTTTCGTGGGAGAAGCGCAAGATGCCCGCGAATGCACCAAATCCTGCACGTGCAGGTGCCACTATGGCATTTCACAAGGGGCGTGGCGTATTGTTTGGTGGTGTGCATGACGTCGAGGAGAGCGAAGAGGGCATTGACTCCGAGTTCTTCAACCAAATGTTTGTTTGGAACATCGAGCGAAACAGATACATGCCGCTCACTCTACGACGACCGAAAGCCAATGCGAACAAGAAGGCAGAAAAGCAGGCGAACGTCAGCCGCCGCGCGCGTGGAAAAGCTGACGAGGAAGAGTTGCTTGCCAACCTCAAAGCTTTGGAGATGAAGGCTGGCGGTGTTACTTCGCTGGATTCCGATGGTGAGGCAGAGAAGGTtaaagaggaggaagaggaggaggaccAACGCCCTGAGAAGCCGCGTGCCTACGAATTCCCGCACCCGCGCTTTAACGCCGCCCTAGCCGTCCAAGCGGATACGCTCTACATATACGGCGGCACCTTCGAGAAGGGCGACCGAGAATTCACTTTCGACGAGCTCTGGTCCGTGAATCTGAACCATCTCGACGGCGTGCAGGAGATCTTCAAGCGCGAGCTGGAGGACTGGCAAGGCAGCGACGACGAAGCCGATTCagaagacgaggacgacgaagacgactcGGAAggcgaagacgaagaagatggGTCCGTCCCCTCAACAGCCCCAACAAGTGTCATCGACTCCCCCATCGTCGTTCCTTCCAAAGACACCGCAGACGAAGACCTTGGTACCAACGAAGAGATCTCTGCACTTACCGATGGGCTGCCGCATCCGCGGCCTTTCGAGACCTTGCGCGACTTCTACTCCCGGACGTCAGAGGCATGGATTAATCTCACGATTGAGGATCTGGataggaagaagaagatggaCGAGTACGGGCCAAAAGAGATGAGGCAGCTAGCATTCAAAGAAGCGGAGGAGAAGTTCTGGGACTGCAGAGAGGAGATTCGTGCACTGGAGGATGAGCAGGAAGCCGCGGGTATCGGGGAGGTGGTTAGTTTGGCGGATAAGGAAACTGGTGGGGCTGGGGTTGGTAGGAGGAGGTAG
- a CDS encoding Prolyl aminopeptidase has product MIQAAKILEQRSHTVPGKLRITEHFFQVPRDYTNPSAGNIQLFARSALKTEKPADYSPTGTPDPKKIQLPWLVYLQGGPGFECRSPQDVSWVPTILDKGYRVLMLDQRGTGLSTAISQSSLQLRGDEKVQAEYLKSFRADSIVKDCEAVRKALTDDYPDDKKKWSVMGQSFGGFCATTYLSFYPEGVKEAFLFGGLPPLRNNPDEVYERLYERVKKRNEQYYSKYPEDVERVKRIIKLLSRFGDTTVRVQGGEGHLSARRFLQLGIFFGKHGGFDEVHALVLRADTDLNQFGHLTRPTVLALEAAQSWDSNIIYALLHEPIYCQGEASRWSAERLLSKFPSFSLHNIDAADHPVYFTGEMIYPFMFDCYPELAKLKTVAHLLAEENNWPPLYDVAQLNSNEVPTYAAVYHDDMYVDFELSMETASAIQGCKPFVTNSMYHNAIGAKTDDVLKEIFARRDDVID; this is encoded by the exons ATGATACAAGCAGCAAAGATCCTTGAGCAAAGAAGCCATACAGTGCCTG GCAAGCTCAGGATAACCGAGCACTTCTTCCAAGTACCGCGTGACTATACTAACCCCTCAGCGGGCAACATTCAATTGTTCGCACGTTCAGCCCTCAAAACCGAAAAGCCTGCCGACTACTCTCCGACCGGCACTCCAGACCCCAAAAAGATCCAACTCCCATGGCTAGTCTACTTGCAAGGCGGCCCTGGGTTTGAATGCCGCAGTCCTCAGGATGTATCCTGGGTTCCCACTATTCTGGATAAAGGGTACCGAGTTTTGATGCTTGACCAGCGCGGCACTGGCTTATCAACTGCAATAAGCCAGAGCAGTCTGCAGCTTCGAGGCGACGAGAAGGTACAGGCAGAGTACTTGAAAAGTTTCCGTGCAGACAGCATCGTCAAGGACTGCGAGGCTGTCCGAAAAGCATTGACAGACGACTATCCCGACGACAAGAAGAAATGGTCCGTCATGGGCCAATCTTTTGGAGGGTTCTGTGCAACAACCTATCTGTCCTTCTACCCCGAAGGCGTCAAAGAAGCCTTCCTCTTCGGCGGGCTTCCACCCCTACGCAACAATCCAGATGAAGTGTATGAGCGTCTGTATGAGCGCGTCAAGAAGAGGAACGAACAGTACTATAGCAAATACCCCGAGGACGTGGAGCGAGTAAAGCGCATCATCAAGCTACTGAGCCGATTCGGCGACACCACCGTCCGCGTCCAAGGAGGCGAAGGCCACCTCAGCGCACGCCGCTTCCTCCAACTCGGCATCTTCTTCGGCAAGCACGGTGGCTTCGACGAGGTGCACGCCCTCGTCCTCCGAGCCGACACCGATCTAAACCAGTTCGGACACCTAACCCGCCCGACGGTGCTTGCGCTCGAAGCCGCGCAGTCGTGGGATTCAAACATCATCTACGCCCTGCTCCACGAGCCCATCTACTGCCAAGGCGAAGCATCCCGCTGGTCCGCCGAGCGCCTCCTCTCCAAGTTCCCCTCCTTCTCGCTGCACAACATCGACGCCGCAGACCACCCCGTGTACTTCACCGGCGAGATGATCTACCCCTTCATGTTCGACTGCTACCCGGAGCTCGCCAAGCTGAAAACCGTCGCGCACCTGCTCGCCGAGGAGAACAACTGGCCGCCGCTGTACGACGTCGCCCAGCTGAACTCGAACGAGGTGCCTACCTACGCTGCTGTCTACCACGACGACATGTACGTTGATTTTGAGCTGAGTATGGAGACTGCGAGTGCGATTCAAGGCTGCAAGCCGTTTGTCACAAACTCCATGTATCACAATGCCATTGGAGCCAAGACGGACGACGTGCTCAAGGAGATTTTCGCGAGGAGGGACGATGTAATCGATTGA